The following are encoded together in the Proteiniphilum saccharofermentans genome:
- a CDS encoding DUF4091 domain-containing protein: protein MSISSTILRLSVCMLIGLQVLVLISCESKRPKKECNTFEEMQDPTNDTLSDWSNVPAGLQVSFISIDDKLPKSVAPQVSLNKSVTVTGWKGEKVSAQLLLWSVSNTDQVELEFTDFQAQGSKLPASVAQARFVRYVMTDEFGPGCGYRKPEDFPSSLAADMLDNLECFNVEAKSVRPVWLTFAIPSDAVAGDYKSTLKLYAGGSKVEDFEIALNVVDQVLPEPSEWLYHLDLWQHPSAVARVHNLEVWSDAHFEKMKPLMKMLADAGQKVITATLNMDPWNNQCYDAYADMIIWTKHEDQSWTFDYTIFDKWVEYMMDLGIDKMINCYSLLTWNNKLHYNDMEKRELVTVELKAQSKEYVEMWSVFLKDFTSHLREKGWLEITNIAMDERAPADMQAALKVLESAAPELGVSLADNHKSYRDYPWIKDICVGAGNEVTKEEIATRRAKGLITTYYVCCSDPFPNMFTFSAPAESVYAAWYAVAADFDGFLRWAYNSWVENPLTDSRFRTWPAGDTYMVYPDARSSIRFERLVEGIQDAEKIRVLRKKYTEENSPESLAKLNQLEEAIEYFNTLDPSADWQEKLNDAKKLLN, encoded by the coding sequence ATGAGTATTTCATCAACTATTTTACGATTATCCGTATGCATGTTGATAGGGTTACAGGTTTTAGTCCTTATCTCATGCGAAAGCAAGCGTCCGAAAAAAGAGTGTAACACTTTTGAAGAGATGCAGGATCCGACAAACGATACCTTATCCGACTGGTCAAACGTGCCTGCAGGGTTACAGGTATCATTTATTTCGATTGACGACAAACTGCCGAAATCGGTGGCGCCCCAGGTATCTCTCAATAAGAGCGTAACAGTTACAGGTTGGAAGGGGGAAAAAGTATCAGCCCAACTACTTTTATGGTCGGTTTCGAATACCGATCAGGTAGAATTGGAATTCACCGACTTTCAGGCACAGGGAAGTAAACTGCCTGCATCTGTTGCACAGGCAAGGTTTGTCCGCTACGTGATGACCGATGAGTTTGGCCCCGGTTGCGGATACCGCAAGCCTGAAGATTTTCCGTCATCACTGGCAGCGGATATGTTGGATAACCTGGAGTGCTTCAATGTAGAAGCAAAGAGTGTCAGGCCGGTCTGGCTGACTTTTGCCATTCCCTCCGATGCTGTTGCCGGAGACTATAAGAGTACCCTGAAACTGTATGCAGGAGGAAGTAAGGTGGAGGATTTTGAAATAGCGTTGAATGTGGTGGATCAGGTCCTGCCCGAACCGTCGGAGTGGCTCTATCATCTTGACCTGTGGCAACATCCTTCGGCCGTGGCAAGGGTGCATAACCTGGAAGTATGGAGCGATGCCCATTTCGAGAAAATGAAACCATTGATGAAGATGCTGGCCGATGCGGGACAGAAAGTGATCACCGCTACCCTGAATATGGATCCGTGGAATAATCAGTGCTATGATGCCTATGCCGATATGATCATCTGGACAAAACATGAAGACCAAAGCTGGACTTTCGACTATACTATTTTCGATAAATGGGTAGAGTATATGATGGATCTGGGTATCGACAAGATGATCAATTGCTACTCTTTGCTCACCTGGAATAACAAGCTGCACTATAATGATATGGAAAAAAGAGAGTTGGTCACCGTAGAGCTGAAAGCCCAGTCGAAAGAATATGTGGAGATGTGGAGTGTCTTCCTGAAAGATTTTACCAGCCACTTACGCGAAAAAGGATGGTTGGAGATAACCAATATAGCCATGGATGAGCGTGCACCGGCAGATATGCAGGCGGCGTTGAAGGTATTGGAGAGCGCGGCTCCCGAGTTGGGTGTTTCTTTGGCCGACAACCATAAGAGTTACAGGGACTACCCGTGGATAAAGGATATTTGTGTTGGGGCCGGTAACGAGGTAACCAAAGAAGAGATCGCCACACGAAGAGCCAAAGGACTGATTACCACTTATTATGTGTGTTGCTCCGATCCGTTCCCCAATATGTTTACCTTCTCCGCACCGGCAGAATCGGTCTATGCCGCATGGTATGCCGTAGCTGCCGATTTTGATGGCTTCCTGCGTTGGGCTTATAATTCGTGGGTTGAAAATCCGTTGACTGATTCACGCTTCAGGACATGGCCTGCAGGTGACACCTATATGGTTTATCCTGATGCACGCAGTTCTATCCGCTTCGAACGCCTGGTGGAAGGAATTCAGGATGCGGAAAAGATCCGGGTATTGCGCAAAAAATATACCGAAGAAAACAGCCCTGAGTCATTGGCAAAACTGAATCAACTGGAAGAGGCGATCGAGTATTTCAATACACTGGATCCTTCTGCCGACTGGCAGGAAAAGTTGAACGATGCCAAGAAATTGCTGAATTAA
- a CDS encoding carboxypeptidase-like regulatory domain-containing protein, producing MIYLHPTFIFLFLLFSSLFVKAQQITVTGSVTDEHGEPLVGVTVQIKGSTSGTVTGADGDFSLAAPADGVIQFSYIGFTSVEKPVSREFMQVMLKEDLIMMDEVVVTALGMRKEKKALAYSVTELKEDAFLVKSPGLADGLAGKVAGINVVKPTTGAMGSTRIVIRGNGSFGNNQPLYIVDGMPIDNSNYGQPGLWGGVDGGDGISSLNSDDIEFQSEPPLGILDHHNSASERSP from the coding sequence ATGATTTATCTGCATCCTACATTCATTTTTTTATTTCTGTTGTTCTCTTCGCTTTTTGTAAAGGCACAACAGATCACGGTCACGGGATCAGTCACCGATGAGCATGGGGAACCGCTTGTGGGCGTAACCGTACAAATAAAGGGCAGTACATCCGGCACGGTGACCGGCGCTGACGGGGATTTTTCACTGGCAGCTCCTGCCGACGGGGTAATACAATTCTCTTATATAGGATTTACTTCAGTAGAAAAGCCGGTGAGCAGAGAGTTCATGCAGGTGATGCTGAAAGAAGACCTCATCATGATGGATGAGGTGGTGGTCACCGCGCTGGGCATGAGGAAAGAAAAGAAAGCACTGGCCTACTCCGTCACCGAATTGAAAGAAGATGCCTTCCTGGTAAAAAGCCCTGGACTGGCGGACGGACTGGCGGGGAAAGTAGCCGGTATCAACGTGGTGAAACCCACTACCGGCGCTATGGGCTCGACCCGCATCGTCATCCGGGGTAATGGCTCATTCGGCAACAACCAACCGCTCTATATTGTAGACGGTATGCCGATCGACAACAGCAACTACGGACAACCCGGACTATGGGGCGGCGTGGACGGAGGCGATGGCATCTCATCCCTGAACAGTGACGATATCGAATTCCAGTCGGAGCCTCCTCTCGGAATTTTAGACCACCACAACTCAGCCTCGGAAAGATCTCCGTAG
- a CDS encoding glycoside hydrolase family 43 protein, which produces MLLSACVNNKEKNDAVQYSGNPIFEGWYADPEAIVYDDQYWIFPTYSDLYEKQVFFDCFSSPDLVNWTKHENILDTAEVKWAKIAMWAPGVIEKDGKYYFFFAANDIQNEDETGGIGVAVSDRPEGPYKDLLGKPLINEIVNGAQPIDQFVYKENDSTYYMFYGGWRHCNVVLLNNDFTGIRPFPDGELYKEVTPQNYVEGPFMFKKDGKYYFMWSEGGWGGPDYKVAYAIADNPLGPFERIGTILEQDPEIATGAGHHSIIHNLKNDDWYIVYHRRPEPNIHRDHRVTCIDKMEFDENGYIKPVEMTFEGVAANPL; this is translated from the coding sequence ATGTTATTATCCGCATGCGTGAATAACAAAGAGAAGAACGATGCAGTCCAATATTCCGGGAACCCGATCTTTGAAGGGTGGTATGCCGATCCCGAGGCGATTGTATATGACGACCAGTACTGGATCTTTCCAACCTATTCCGACTTGTATGAAAAACAGGTATTTTTCGACTGTTTCTCCTCTCCCGATCTGGTGAACTGGACAAAACATGAGAATATCCTCGACACGGCAGAGGTAAAATGGGCTAAGATAGCCATGTGGGCACCGGGAGTGATCGAGAAAGACGGGAAATATTATTTCTTCTTTGCAGCCAACGATATCCAGAATGAGGACGAAACAGGAGGTATCGGTGTTGCGGTAAGTGACAGGCCGGAAGGTCCCTATAAAGATCTGCTCGGTAAACCGCTGATCAACGAGATCGTGAATGGTGCGCAACCGATCGACCAATTCGTTTACAAGGAGAACGACAGCACCTACTATATGTTTTACGGTGGCTGGAGACATTGTAACGTGGTACTGCTTAATAATGATTTTACAGGAATCAGGCCGTTCCCCGACGGAGAGCTCTATAAGGAGGTAACTCCTCAGAATTATGTAGAGGGTCCATTTATGTTCAAAAAGGACGGCAAATATTATTTTATGTGGTCGGAAGGCGGTTGGGGTGGCCCCGATTACAAGGTAGCCTATGCTATAGCCGATAATCCGTTAGGACCCTTTGAACGGATCGGCACTATCCTGGAGCAGGATCCTGAAATAGCTACAGGCGCAGGGCACCACTCAATAATCCATAACCTTAAAAATGACGATTGGTACATCGTATACCACCGCCGACCAGAGCCGAATATTCATCGCGACCATCGGGTGACCTGTATTGACAAGATGGAGTTTGATGAAAACGGGTATATCAAACCGGTAGAGATGACTTTCGAAGGAGTAGCTGCCAACCCGCTCTGA
- a CDS encoding endonuclease/exonuclease/phosphatase family protein, producing the protein MKKIVFLSIFSLVLFHSGAQTFPQRENTHRLMSYNIHHGEGMDGKIDIERIGKLIIDINPEVVGLQEVDSVVVRSGNIDILQLLSEQTGMYATFGYSILHDGGKYGNGILTREKPLAVKKIALPGAKEARTALIVELDKYIVVNTHLSLTNEERLESVKIITDAVEIYDKPVFLMGDLNATPDSEPITFLQDKWQILSNPKQPTSPSVNPRSTIDYILGYTAKGETYAKYRAHVIDEQVASDHRPLFVDIRLKTPASEVMRTIPYLQNPGTDEMTVMWLTNVPARSWVEYGTDPNNLKRARTFIEGVMVANNKINRVRLTDLQPGTRYYYRVVSQEVTRYSSYYKEFGDTVRSDIKSFTTWSDDMKDFRVIVYNDIHSNMEMFNKLHSLVEDKPYDLVIFNGDCFDDVEVESDIVDRLLTYTPRIKSDEIPSIFIRGNHETRGEYSLHLWDYLGRMGGRSYSAFSLGDTRFVLLDCGEDKPDDHWVYYDMNDYTQHRIDQAEFLKEELQSTAFKDARKRVLVHHIPIFGVKPDSFSPCSDLWIPVLEDAPFNISLNAHTHRYRVIEKGETGNNFPVIIGGGNREPDGTVMVLEKREDKLTVEVINAAGEKLLEKEL; encoded by the coding sequence ATGAAAAAAATAGTCTTTTTATCAATCTTCAGCCTCGTTCTGTTCCATTCAGGGGCACAAACATTTCCACAGCGGGAAAATACACACCGTCTTATGAGTTACAATATCCATCACGGTGAAGGGATGGACGGCAAAATAGATATTGAACGGATCGGCAAACTGATCATTGACATCAACCCCGAAGTGGTGGGATTACAGGAGGTAGACAGTGTAGTGGTCAGAAGCGGCAATATCGATATCCTGCAATTACTCTCGGAACAAACCGGCATGTATGCTACCTTCGGTTATTCCATCCTGCACGACGGAGGGAAGTACGGGAACGGCATTCTGACACGGGAAAAGCCTCTCGCAGTAAAAAAGATTGCTCTTCCGGGAGCCAAAGAAGCTCGCACCGCATTGATAGTGGAACTCGATAAATACATAGTAGTCAATACACACCTGTCGCTTACCAACGAAGAACGGCTCGAATCGGTTAAGATCATTACCGATGCCGTAGAAATATACGACAAACCGGTATTTCTGATGGGAGATCTCAATGCCACTCCTGATTCCGAACCTATCACATTCCTGCAGGATAAGTGGCAGATCCTCTCCAATCCTAAACAGCCCACCTCCCCATCGGTCAATCCCCGGTCAACAATTGATTACATACTGGGATATACGGCCAAAGGCGAGACCTATGCGAAATACAGGGCTCACGTAATCGATGAGCAGGTAGCATCAGACCATAGACCTCTGTTTGTGGATATCCGCCTGAAAACACCCGCATCTGAAGTAATGCGCACCATCCCTTACCTGCAGAACCCCGGCACCGACGAGATGACCGTGATGTGGCTGACCAATGTGCCGGCGAGAAGTTGGGTGGAATACGGCACAGATCCCAATAACCTGAAACGGGCGCGCACTTTCATCGAAGGAGTTATGGTTGCGAACAACAAGATCAACCGGGTACGCCTTACCGACCTGCAACCGGGTACACGATACTATTACCGGGTCGTATCCCAGGAAGTCACCCGATATTCCAGCTATTACAAGGAGTTTGGAGACACCGTAAGATCCGATATCAAATCATTCACCACCTGGAGTGATGACATGAAAGATTTCCGTGTGATCGTATACAACGACATCCACAGTAATATGGAGATGTTCAATAAACTGCATTCTCTGGTAGAGGATAAGCCTTATGACCTGGTCATCTTTAACGGCGACTGTTTTGATGATGTAGAGGTGGAAAGTGATATTGTGGACAGGCTGCTCACCTATACGCCCAGGATCAAAAGTGACGAGATACCCTCCATATTTATCAGGGGAAACCACGAAACACGAGGAGAATACTCCCTCCACTTGTGGGACTATCTCGGGAGAATGGGTGGTCGCTCCTACAGCGCTTTTTCATTGGGTGACACCCGTTTTGTCCTTCTCGATTGCGGTGAAGACAAGCCGGACGACCACTGGGTGTATTACGATATGAATGATTACACCCAGCACCGGATCGACCAGGCCGAGTTCCTGAAAGAAGAATTGCAATCCACAGCATTTAAGGATGCCAGGAAACGGGTACTGGTCCACCATATCCCTATTTTTGGCGTCAAGCCCGATAGCTTCTCCCCCTGCTCCGATCTATGGATACCGGTACTGGAGGATGCCCCATTTAATATTTCCCTCAACGCCCATACGCACCGCTATCGGGTAATAGAAAAGGGAGAAACAGGAAATAACTTCCCTGTCATTATCGGTGGAGGTAACAGAGAACCAGACGGTACGGTGATGGTGCTTGAGAAGAGAGAAGACAAACTGACCGTCGAAGTGATCAATGCAGCAGGAGAAAAGTTACTGGAAAAAGAATTATAG